ACTACCCCAAGAGTCAGCACAAGATACCGAGCATCCTATCGGATATCAAGTCAAACCTCTTGCAGGTCGGTCTGGACAAACCCCGAATGATCAGCAAACTGTCCTTTCGCCAGGGTCAGGACATATACTTGGTCGGATCGAGGAGCGTGATGAGAGCGAACCAGGTCCCAGAATCAACCAGACACAGCAAATCGAGCTCCCGAGCTCCATGGCTTCTAGTATTCAGCACTCAATACCAGGTACATCGGCAAGTTTCCATAGATCTACATTACATCATCCGCAACCGTCGGCACCAACTCAAGTTCAAAGATCAGTCCAGACAATAGGGCAGTTACCAATGGCTTCAACCCCATTAGGTCAACCTCCATCCGGCCAGCTGCCTCCTATTCAGAAACCACAGGATTTGGTCCCACCAGTTCATATGCAGATTACAATGCAGACTCAAATTACACCTGGGCAAAGGGCGTCTAATCTCAATCCTCAGGGCCAATGGAATCCACCAGTGAATTATAATGCCCCTACACAGGGAAGtcaggagaaggagaggaagtGGTCGAAGTGGTTCAAAGGCGGACATTCCAAACCTAAGTCTGCACCGCAGCAAATGATGTCACCCCAGCCAGGGCctcagccatggccaggCGGTCCATATAGCCCGAATCATTTCTGGCAGCAGCCTGGGCAACAGCCTGGGCAGCAGAGGCCCTTTGGCCACGGACAATCACCGAGTGTGTCTGATTCGGCATCCATATCTACAGTGGGATCTGACAAGACAAGTCAAGATAGTCAACATGTATCTCCCGGGCAAGTCCCGGCTCCTATACATGCTGATGCAACTGGTCAGTTAGCACCGGGACAGATGATACAAGGACAACCCACCCAGGGGCAAATGCGTCCTGGACAAGTgctccaaggtcaaggtcccGGGCAAATGCCACCTATTCAGATGCATCCGGGTCAACGACTACCTGGTCAGGCACTACCTGAACAAATGCCTGCAGGACGAGGTTACTTTGGGCAGGCTCATCCGCTCCAAGTGGCAGTGAATCCTCCCTTGCAAGGCTTTACATCATCACAACCTCGAactcaacaccaaggccgaaTGGGAATGACAACCCAAGTATCGTCGAATCCAAATCAGCCACACACGAGCCACTCTAGGTCACCCTCTACCGTAAGCCAAGCTAGTATAGCGCAGCAAGGTGTGCCATCTCAGCAAGTGCATACACCAGTAGGCTACCAGACTCAACACTCCACAGAAGGCAACATGATTCCACCACCGCTATTTGCTCCATCACACGGCAATTATCCAGAAAATGCCAAGATGCAGTCACATCTGATGGTGCAGCCGGTCGCCAATAACAAATGGGCTCAAAAACCAGCAGCGGACTATTCTGGGGGTGATTGGGGAGATGAGGAGAATTGGGAACGGAGATAATTAGTCTTGCCCCCTATACCACCAAACCCCtcactttttcttttgtcttctttgaTAACACCATACCCTCAAGTTTGGATTTTCAGATGCGTCATTATTGGCGGATATGAATGGCGGAGCTCATGTCGCATCGACGCATATCACTGAAGGCTGATGTAAGTCCATCATCTTCTACTTGTGAATTTTAGTCCCATTCAATAAGATGCGATTCCACGGTGGTGCCAGAAGTTCCTCGCCATGCATAATGCGAGTATGTGTGGGCTTCAATTTTTTATCAACCAATAGATTGTATTGTAGATGCCAGAGTGAGAAGTGCCCCTATTGCTTTAGTACGTCTGGTGGTAGGCACTTGCCTCGTTCGCCGAATTTTCAGTCTAGTCTTGCCGCTCACGTGACAGCGCGTAACGGCGCGACATGACTGAGTGTGAAGCCCAAGTCGAGTTACTACTTCGTGCCTTGCTTTAAAATTGTCAAGAATGCGCTCCAAATCGGCGCGATGACGCCATTCCCGTCTGCAGCGCGGGCTGAAATGGCCGCGTTGGAGGGCAGAAATGAATCGCAAGACAGCCAGGCCATTCTCGATGCCATGAAGGCAGAATTCGGAGTCGGCACGGTACGTACCACTCGCAGTGAATTTGAGCCTCGATTCCTAACAATTCTGCGCCGAAGCTGAGCAGTTCACCGCCGAGAAACGGAGCCCAGGCACGTCTATATTGAACCTCTACGATGCAATTTCATCAAGGCCTATCAACTAACGCAATATAGAGACCTGGCCTTGTTCCTTCGCGTGCGCCCCAGGTACGTTGCTCCCAGTCGCCACCGGCCGATGCAGGCACCCAAACAAGGATGCACTGACAACCCCGgtcaaggaaaagaaagcaaCAACACACAAGGCTGCCAATAACGCGTGTGTGaatgccgccgcggccgaggCCGGCGTCGATGGGACGCGAGTTCTCGACGACATACCCGATACAGCCGTTGCAGAAGATGTAGTTCGCAATAGCACCTCCGACACTATAGCCATACAATTTGACAAGCCTCGAGCGTCATTGGATCTCGACAAGAAACCCGTCACGGTGACTGAGCGTGCCCAAGGCACGACAAAGATGGATGTTTCGCAACAAACGCCGACCCAGGTCAATGCAGACCGGGACTACGCCGAGTTCTGTGAGCCACTACCATCGAGCCCGACGTATGACCGGACGCAAATCACTACCAACGATGAACCACGGACGCTGAATCCTGATGACACGGGCGCCGTTGACTTTGGAAACCTCGGTGAATTCGCGAGGCCGTCATCACAAGTCTCCGAGGACGGAGGGTTTGAAAACACACGCGGCGAATGGAGAGGACCCGACAATACGTCCCAGTTGCAGGCAAACCACGCGTCAACGCCCTATAAGCCACCAGATCTTCCCCCAGAGACACCCGCGCTTCCCAAGAACCCATTTGCAACCAAAAATAATGGCGCTGTGCCATTTGGTGGCACTCAACTATTTGGCCAGACGCAGATGCTGTCGTCTGCAGCCAAGATAGCAAGCCCAACTTCTTCCCGACCTTCACCAAACATCTTCCTTAACTCCATATCTCCAAATGTCATGGAGACATCACCGTTGAAAAATCGAGCCAATGTTTCGTCACCTACGGATATTCGAACGTCTAGCCCCACGAGACTACATGAGGTGCCTGCGACTGTACTAAAGAATAACACCCTGAGTATAGTCGTGGAGGAAACGCCCGTGTCATTGAGATCCCAAAAGGATGAACTGATTCCCGAGTCACCCACATTGAAAACACCACGGCCATCCGCTAGTCATCAGCCCATGGCGCATTATGAGCCGATGAAGGAATCACAAGAGCGGAAGGGCAGTAGGGGTGCCCGGGATTCCCGCCCAGCATCAGACAGTGACTCTGATGACGCATTTCAAAAGCTGGATCGGAAGAAACGCGTGGAAAGAAAGAGAGCACAAGCCGCTGCGGAAATGGATAAGGTTAGCTTCATGCGGACACAAAGGAGAATGTCTGATGAACAGCCTGGGAAAAAGCGCCGAAAGCTGGGGACGGAGGATACGGATGCTCAAGGTGCGAAGAACGAGGGTCAAGACCAGCCCCTCGTGAAAGATTCACAGAAAGCCATTACACAATCTGCGGAACAGCCGTCCGAGGAGTCGACCAAAGCTACGCCTGGAGTAGCAGTTGAGACAATGGATGCTCAAAAGGAACTCGCAGATGCCCAACCTGCCCCCGAACTTTTAGATGAGGAAATGATTCCGGCGACTAGTCCTGTACGCTCTTCACCAGCTATCTACCAACGGGGCACTGCGCCATCAGCTTCTGAACCGGAGTTGCCTATGCTGAGAGGAAGTGGGACTGAACAGGGCCAGGATGCCGTGGATAGCTC
The DNA window shown above is from Metarhizium brunneum chromosome 1, complete sequence and carries:
- the crb2 gene encoding DNA repair protein — protein: MTPFPSAARAEMAALEGRNESQDSQAILDAMKAEFGVGTRPGLVPSRAPQEKKATTHKAANNACVNAAAAEAGVDGTRVLDDIPDTAVAEDVVRNSTSDTIAIQFDKPRASLDLDKKPVTVTERAQGTTKMDVSQQTPTQVNADRDYAEFCEPLPSSPTYDRTQITTNDEPRTLNPDDTGAVDFGNLGEFARPSSQVSEDGGFENTRGEWRGPDNTSQLQANHASTPYKPPDLPPETPALPKNPFATKNNGAVPFGGTQLFGQTQMLSSAAKIASPTSSRPSPNIFLNSISPNVMETSPLKNRANVSSPTDIRTSSPTRLHEVPATVLKNNTLSIVVEETPVSLRSQKDELIPESPTLKTPRPSASHQPMAHYEPMKESQERKGSRGARDSRPASDSDSDDAFQKLDRKKRVERKRAQAAAEMDKVSFMRTQRRMSDEQPGKKRRKLGTEDTDAQGAKNEGQDQPLVKDSQKAITQSAEQPSEESTKATPGVAVETMDAQKELADAQPAPELLDEEMIPATSPVRSSPAIYQRGTAPSASEPELPMLRGSGTEQGQDAVDSSALPPIRRKSQRTYGKRGRGTRTRLAVVSSAEEKEQEPAEPTKEPVDRVEGSEDTAKNKNKNDALPSSYSEPPVPMGTRSRRTEQRTRTPRRSINVDRHVLTSSSLTNLSGTPVPSSKTTPGTQDSHCPSLPGSVHLVSPENSVRPLRRHPQNGLKSESPQPVTKAMRLSRRSLRLDSDSADELCHSPSATALDRSTHSKSVRSFRTSLTSTSRTRRLFDGMVFALSFSGSQAQRTKLETKISQAGGMILHEGFQELFEQWTVAHASSIQEDGSPPLRLTKAGLEHGFAAVIADSHSRKAKYMQALALGLPCLAPQWATACLKRGEIIDWAPYLLCAGASQVLGNAIRSRILAPYSAVDATLPETMEARDKLLDGEKLLIVMDHKKSRKETKQQYLFLALALSPSAVSRVTTVQLAGDAVRHAELSGSPFEWMYVDSSTATVEDVLAAAQESGKRKRRVASEPVGLGMRVLTDELMIQSLILGRMVELGEMDE